In one window of Desulforhabdus amnigena DNA:
- the hemL gene encoding glutamate-1-semialdehyde 2,1-aminomutase, whose protein sequence is MEWEKSKRLYEEACKWIPGGVNSPVRSARAVGMNPIFVKEARGCRLVDEDGNTYIDYVGSWGPLIVGHSHPDIVEAVRRAAEKGTSYGIPTQLEISMAQKVVEMVPSIDMVRMVSSGTEATMSAIRLARGYTGRKKIIKFNGCYHGHGDCLLVQSGSGLATLGIPGSPGIPEEIVMHTLSLPYNDLGQVEEVMERMGKEVAAIIVEPVAANMGVVLPRPGFLQGLRKLCDAFGTVLIFDEVISGFRLAAGGAQEVFGVLPDLTCLGKIIGGGLPVGAYGGKREIMMKMAPVGDIYQAGTLSGNPLAMSAGLATLNILSSAGIYEVLEEKANYLVHGLAEGAKAAGVSVRMNRIGSLGCGFFTAEEVCDFESALKADTQAYAVFFQEMLKGGIYMAPSQFEAFFVSLAHEKSDLDRTVEVAAQAFERVREHSARG, encoded by the coding sequence ATGGAGTGGGAAAAATCCAAACGGCTTTACGAGGAAGCATGCAAGTGGATCCCCGGGGGAGTGAACAGCCCCGTGCGTTCTGCCCGTGCTGTGGGGATGAACCCTATTTTTGTAAAGGAGGCGAGAGGGTGCCGCCTGGTTGATGAGGATGGCAATACCTACATAGACTATGTTGGATCCTGGGGACCCCTGATCGTCGGACATTCGCATCCCGACATCGTTGAAGCAGTGCGGAGAGCGGCCGAGAAGGGAACTTCTTATGGAATTCCCACCCAACTGGAAATTTCCATGGCGCAAAAAGTGGTCGAAATGGTTCCTTCCATCGATATGGTTCGCATGGTGAGTTCTGGAACGGAGGCGACCATGAGCGCCATACGGTTGGCCCGTGGATATACCGGACGAAAAAAAATCATCAAATTCAATGGGTGTTACCATGGCCATGGAGATTGCCTTCTGGTGCAGTCCGGATCCGGATTGGCCACATTGGGTATACCCGGGAGTCCCGGAATACCGGAGGAAATCGTCATGCACACTCTTTCGCTCCCTTACAATGATCTGGGGCAGGTCGAGGAAGTGATGGAGCGTATGGGGAAGGAAGTTGCGGCCATCATTGTTGAACCTGTGGCGGCCAATATGGGCGTGGTGCTTCCCAGGCCGGGATTTCTGCAGGGGTTGAGAAAACTTTGCGACGCATTCGGAACGGTATTGATTTTCGATGAGGTGATTTCGGGTTTTCGTCTGGCCGCTGGAGGTGCCCAGGAGGTTTTCGGCGTTCTTCCGGATCTGACCTGTCTCGGGAAAATCATTGGAGGAGGCCTACCCGTGGGAGCCTACGGAGGCAAACGGGAAATCATGATGAAAATGGCCCCCGTGGGGGATATCTACCAGGCGGGGACCCTATCGGGAAATCCCCTGGCCATGAGTGCAGGTCTGGCTACGCTCAACATTTTGAGCAGTGCCGGCATTTATGAAGTGTTGGAGGAAAAGGCGAATTACCTGGTTCACGGGTTGGCCGAAGGGGCGAAAGCGGCAGGTGTTTCAGTGCGGATGAACCGGATCGGGTCTCTGGGATGTGGTTTCTTTACTGCTGAAGAGGTATGTGATTTTGAGAGCGCACTCAAAGCCGATACTCAGGCATACGCCGTTTTCTTTCAGGAAATGTTGAAAGGGGGAATCTACATGGCGCCTTCCCAGTTTGAGGCTTTCTTTGTAAGCCTGGCTCATGAAAAAAGTGATTTGGATCGTACGGTTGAGGTTGCAGCCCAGGCCTTTGAACGGGTCAGGGAACATTCGGCCCGGGGATGA